In a single window of the Danio aesculapii chromosome 20, fDanAes4.1, whole genome shotgun sequence genome:
- the btbd6b gene encoding BTB/POZ domain-containing protein 6-B isoform X2, producing MAAELYPASINTNLPNSNSTAVTAASKKTIVQVTQTVTTPTTTATQQNINNNNVETASWQSTHPTLRERNALMFNNELMADVHFVVGPPGASQKVPAHKYVLAVGSSVFGAMFYGDLAEGESEIHIPDVEPAAFLILLKYMYSDEIELEADTVLATLYAAKKYIVPALAKACVTFLETSLEAKNACVLLSQSRLFEEPELTLRCWEVIDAQAELALHSEGFCEIDLQTLEIILKRETLNTREAVVFQAALDWAVAECKRQGLGPTARNKRAVLGKALYLVRIPTMTLEEFANGAAQSDVLTLEETHDIFLWYTAANKPKLEFPLLKRKGLTPQRCHRFQSSAYRSNQWRYRGRCDSIQFAVDKRIFIAGLGLYGSSGGKAEYSVKIELKRQGVTLAQNLTKFISDGSSNTFSVWFEHPVQVEQDTFYTVSAVLDGNELSYFGQEGMTEVQCGKVTFQFQCSSDSTNGTGVQGGQIPELVFYA from the exons ATGGCTGCAGAACTCTATCCTGCCAGCATAAATACCAACCTTCCAAACAGTAACAGCACAGCAGTCACAGCTGCCAGCAAAAAGACCATCGTCCAAGTCACTCAAACGGTGACCACACCGACTACAACTGCCACTCAGCAGAACATCAACAATAATAACGTTGAGACTGCCAGCTGGCAGTCCACTCACCCGACATTGCGAGAAAG GAATGCTTTGATGTTCAATAACGAACTCATGGCAGATGTTCATTTTGTTGTGGGTCCTCCTGGCGCATCCCAAAAAGTTCCAGCACACAAG TATGTGCTGGCAGTGGGGAGTTCTGTTTTTGGTGCCATGTTTTATGGAGATCTAGCAGAAGGAGAATCTGAGATTCATATTCCTGATGTGGAACCTGCtgcttttttaattcttttgaa GTACATGTACAGCGATGAGATTGAACTTGAAGCGGACACAGTGCTGGCCACTCTGTACGCTGCCAAAAAATATATAGTGCCTGCACTGGCTAAGGCCTGTGTCACCTTTCTGGAGACAAGCCTGGAGGCCAAAAATGCCTGTGTGTTGTTGTCCCAGAGTAGACTATTTGAGGAGCCTGAGCTGACCCTGCGTTGTTGGGAGGTCATTGATGCTCAGGCTGAACTGGCGCTTCACTCTGAGGGCTTCTGTGAGATTGATCTTCAAACGCTGGAGATCATACTAAAGAGAGAGACTCTGAATACCCGGGAGGCAGTGGTCTTTCAGGCAGCTCTTGATTGGGCTGTGGCTGAATGCAAAAGGCAAGGACTGGGACCGACAGCTCGTAATAAAAGGGCAGTGCTGGGCAAGGCTCTCTACTTGGTTCGCATCCCAACCATGACCCTGGAGGAGTTCGCCAATGGAGCAGCACAGTCAGATGTATTGACTCTGGAAGAGACTCATGATATCTTCCTTTGGTACACGGCAGCCAATAAACCCAAGCTGGAATTTCCACTCCTAAAAAGAAAAGGTTTGACCCCACAGCGCTGCCATCGCTTCCAGTCTTCGGCCTACCGCAGTAACCAGTGGCGCTACCGTGGACGTTGCGACAGCATCCAGTTTGCAGTGGACAAGAGGATTTTCATCGCAGGACTTGGCTTGTATGGTTCCAGTGGTGGAAAGGCAGAGTACAGCGTCAAGATCGAACTCAAGCGCCAAGGAGTGACTCTGGCCCAGAACCTAACAAAATTTATCTCAGATGGATCCAGCAACACCTTCTCCGTATGGTTTGAACACCCGGTCCAAGTGGAGCAGGACACCTTCTACACAGTCAGCGCTGTATTGGATGGGAATGAACTTAGTTATTTTGGACAGGAGGGTATGACAGAAGTGCAGTGTGGAAAAGTGACCTTCCAGTTCCAGTGTTCCTCAGACAGTACCAATGGAACTGGAGTCCAAGGGGGTCAGATACCAGAGCTGGTCTTTTATGCCTGA
- the btbd6b gene encoding BTB/POZ domain-containing protein 6-B isoform X1, with protein MPTTPDCLYGRIMKFLTFFLLLPETLKRTRKSGKQLSKLPVCYEIVTLSLRKKMAAELYPASINTNLPNSNSTAVTAASKKTIVQVTQTVTTPTTTATQQNINNNNVETASWQSTHPTLRERNALMFNNELMADVHFVVGPPGASQKVPAHKYVLAVGSSVFGAMFYGDLAEGESEIHIPDVEPAAFLILLKYMYSDEIELEADTVLATLYAAKKYIVPALAKACVTFLETSLEAKNACVLLSQSRLFEEPELTLRCWEVIDAQAELALHSEGFCEIDLQTLEIILKRETLNTREAVVFQAALDWAVAECKRQGLGPTARNKRAVLGKALYLVRIPTMTLEEFANGAAQSDVLTLEETHDIFLWYTAANKPKLEFPLLKRKGLTPQRCHRFQSSAYRSNQWRYRGRCDSIQFAVDKRIFIAGLGLYGSSGGKAEYSVKIELKRQGVTLAQNLTKFISDGSSNTFSVWFEHPVQVEQDTFYTVSAVLDGNELSYFGQEGMTEVQCGKVTFQFQCSSDSTNGTGVQGGQIPELVFYA; from the exons ATGCCAACAACGCCAGATTGCCTATATGGCAGGATCATGAAGTTTTTGACGTTTTTCCTTTTGCTTCCAGAAACCTTAAAAAGGACTAGAAAGAGTGGGAAACAGCTCAGCAAGCTGCCAGTATGCTATGAAATCGTGACTTTGTCCTTGAGGAAGAAGATGGCTGCAGAACTCTATCCTGCCAGCATAAATACCAACCTTCCAAACAGTAACAGCACAGCAGTCACAGCTGCCAGCAAAAAGACCATCGTCCAAGTCACTCAAACGGTGACCACACCGACTACAACTGCCACTCAGCAGAACATCAACAATAATAACGTTGAGACTGCCAGCTGGCAGTCCACTCACCCGACATTGCGAGAAAG GAATGCTTTGATGTTCAATAACGAACTCATGGCAGATGTTCATTTTGTTGTGGGTCCTCCTGGCGCATCCCAAAAAGTTCCAGCACACAAG TATGTGCTGGCAGTGGGGAGTTCTGTTTTTGGTGCCATGTTTTATGGAGATCTAGCAGAAGGAGAATCTGAGATTCATATTCCTGATGTGGAACCTGCtgcttttttaattcttttgaa GTACATGTACAGCGATGAGATTGAACTTGAAGCGGACACAGTGCTGGCCACTCTGTACGCTGCCAAAAAATATATAGTGCCTGCACTGGCTAAGGCCTGTGTCACCTTTCTGGAGACAAGCCTGGAGGCCAAAAATGCCTGTGTGTTGTTGTCCCAGAGTAGACTATTTGAGGAGCCTGAGCTGACCCTGCGTTGTTGGGAGGTCATTGATGCTCAGGCTGAACTGGCGCTTCACTCTGAGGGCTTCTGTGAGATTGATCTTCAAACGCTGGAGATCATACTAAAGAGAGAGACTCTGAATACCCGGGAGGCAGTGGTCTTTCAGGCAGCTCTTGATTGGGCTGTGGCTGAATGCAAAAGGCAAGGACTGGGACCGACAGCTCGTAATAAAAGGGCAGTGCTGGGCAAGGCTCTCTACTTGGTTCGCATCCCAACCATGACCCTGGAGGAGTTCGCCAATGGAGCAGCACAGTCAGATGTATTGACTCTGGAAGAGACTCATGATATCTTCCTTTGGTACACGGCAGCCAATAAACCCAAGCTGGAATTTCCACTCCTAAAAAGAAAAGGTTTGACCCCACAGCGCTGCCATCGCTTCCAGTCTTCGGCCTACCGCAGTAACCAGTGGCGCTACCGTGGACGTTGCGACAGCATCCAGTTTGCAGTGGACAAGAGGATTTTCATCGCAGGACTTGGCTTGTATGGTTCCAGTGGTGGAAAGGCAGAGTACAGCGTCAAGATCGAACTCAAGCGCCAAGGAGTGACTCTGGCCCAGAACCTAACAAAATTTATCTCAGATGGATCCAGCAACACCTTCTCCGTATGGTTTGAACACCCGGTCCAAGTGGAGCAGGACACCTTCTACACAGTCAGCGCTGTATTGGATGGGAATGAACTTAGTTATTTTGGACAGGAGGGTATGACAGAAGTGCAGTGTGGAAAAGTGACCTTCCAGTTCCAGTGTTCCTCAGACAGTACCAATGGAACTGGAGTCCAAGGGGGTCAGATACCAGAGCTGGTCTTTTATGCCTGA